In the genome of Zonotrichia albicollis isolate bZonAlb1 chromosome 38, bZonAlb1.hap1, whole genome shotgun sequence, the window GGGTCTTTAGGACATTATTTGGGATTATTTAGAGCATTATTTGGGGGTCTTTAGGGGATTATTTGGGGGTCTTCAGGGCATTATTTTGAGGGTCTTTAGGGCATTCTTTGGGTGTGCATTAGGAGATTATTCGGGGGTCTTTAGGACATTATTTGGGATTATTTAGAGCATTATTTGGGTGTCTTTAGGGGTTATTGGGCTGTGtgtttgaggggattttttggggtctttggGGCATTATTTGGGGGTGTTTAGGGGATTATTTGGGGGTCTTCAGGGgattatttggggatttttagggcaTTATTTGGGGGTCTTTAGGACATTATTTAGGGGTTTTTAGGGCATTGTTCGGGGGTCTTTAGGACATTATTTGGGATTATTTAGAGCATTATTCGGGGGTCTTTAGGGAATTATTGGAATGTGTATTAGGGGATTATTTGGGGGTCTTTAGGACATTATTTGGGATTATTTAGAGCATTATTTGGGTGTGTATTAGGGGATTATTTCAGAGTATTTAGAGgattatttggggatttttagggcaTTATTCGGGGGTCTTTAGGACATTATTTAGGGGTTTTTAGGGCATTGTTCGGGGGTCTTTAGGGGATTATTCGGGGTCTTTAGGACattatttggaattatttaGAACATTATTTGGGTGTCTTTAGGGGATTATCAGGGTGTGTATTAGGGGATTATTTTGGGGGTCTTTAGGGGTTATTGGGCTGTGtgtttgaggggattttttggggtctttggGGCAATATTTGGGGGTgtttaggggattttttgtgaGTATTTAGAGgattatttggggatttttagggcaTTATTTGGGGGTCTTTAGGACATTATTTAGGGGTTTTTAGGGCATTGTTCGGGGGTCTTTAGGACATTATTTAGGGGTTTTTAGGGCATTGTTCGGGGGTCTTTAGGACATTATTTGGGATTATTTAGAGCATTATTTTGGGGGTCTTTAGGGGTTATTGGGCTGTGtgtttgaggggattttttggggtctttggGGCATTATTGGGGGGTCTTCAGGGgattatttggggatttttagggcaTTATTCGGGGGTCTTTAGGACATTATTTAGGGGTTTTTAGGGCATTGTTCGGGGGTCTTTAGGACATTATTTAGGGGTTTTTAGGGCATTGTTCGGGGGTCTTTAGGACATTATTTGGGATTATTTAGAGCATTATTCGGGGGTCTTTAGAGCATTATTCGGGGGTCTTTAGGGGGTTCTGAGGGTGTCTCCCCCCCTGCAGGAGCCGGTTTACCGCAGCCCCCTGGGCCCCCCCCGCCAGGCCGCCTGCACCTACTCGGGGGTTCGCTACGAGcgctggattttggggggctgccCCCCCGGCACCGACCCCTCCGTCACCGTCCCCGTGGCCCTGGGCTGTCGCTGCGGCCGCTGCCCCATGGCCAGCGCCGACTGCgccgtgctggggctgggaccctCCTTCTGTGGGGCCCCGAGGggctttggggggtcctgaCACCCCCCCGAGCCCGGGGATGGGACCCCCACCCCCaatttatggggatttttgggtaaTAAAAGCTCCtggccgccagggggcgctgtgTGTCATTGGGGGGTACCATAGAGTGGGGATCCTCATtatggggggtttggggggtccagACCTCACAATTTTGGGACACCCACCTCTcatttatgggattttggggtcctgacACCCCCCGAACCCGGGGATGGGACCCCCACCCTCAATTTATAGGGTTTGGGGGGGGCGAAATAAAACCTCCtggccgccagggggcgctgtgTGTGATTGGGGGTACCATAGAGTGGGGATCCTCATtatggggggtttggggggtcgaGACCTCTCCCACCCCACAGTTATGGGACCCCCACCTCTcatttatgggattttggggtcctgacACCCCCCGAGCCCAGGATGGGACCCCCACCCCCaatttatggggatttttgagTAATAAAACCTCCTGGCCGCCAGGGGGTGCTGTGTGTCATTGGGGGGTACCATAGAGAGGGGATCCTCATtatgggggggttttggggggtccaaACCTCACAATTATGGGACCTTCACCCTCtatttatgggattttggggggtcctgacaCTCTCTGACCCCAGGGATGGGACCCCCACCAGGCATTtatggggggaaaagggagggaaacgtgaggggggaaaatggcgggaaacgtgaggggagaaaaatggagggaaacatgaggggaaatAGGGAGGAAGAAACAAGGGAAAATGCCAGGAAATATGagggggaaaggcaggaattgtGAGAGGAAAAGGGGCAGAAAATATGAGGGGAAAAgtgagaaatgtgagggggaaaaggaagggaaacatgaggggagaaaagggcgggaaatgtgaggggagacaAAGGGAGAGAAACGTGAGgaagaaaatgggggaaaatgtgaaggggaaaagggtgggaaaagtgaggaaaaaatccagtaaatgtgagggggaaaggcaggaattgtgagaggaaaaagggcagaaaacgtgaggggaaaagggaaatgtgaggggagaaaagggagggaaacatgagggggaaaaggaagggaaacgtgaggggagacaAATGGAGGGAAACATGAGGGGAGATAGGGAGGAGGAAACAAGGGAAAATGccaggaaatgtgagggggaaaggcaggaattgtGAGAGGAAAAGGGGCAGAAAATATGAGGGGAAAAgtgagaaatgtgagggggaaaaagggagggaaacatgagggggaaaaggaagggaaacgTGAGAggagaaaagggcgggaaatgtgaggggagacaAAGGGAGAGAAACGTGAGgaagaaaatgggggaaaatgtgaaggggaaaagggagggaaacgtgaggaaaaaatccagtaaatgtgagggggaaaggcaggaagtgtgagaggaaaaagggcagaaaacatgaggggaaaagtgagaaatgtgagggggaaaaagggagggaaatgtgagggaagaaaagggcgggaaatgtgagg includes:
- the LOC141726707 gene encoding lutropin subunit beta-like, with product MGGAQLLLLLAPVALGTLSPLPGGGVSLLGGVPLLLGGGPGRPPCRPVNVTVALEKDECPQCRAVTATACGGFCRTPGTEPVYRSPLGPPRQAACTYSGVRYERWILGGCPPGTDPSVTVPVALGCRCGRCPMASADCAVLGLGPSFCGAPRGFGGS